The Vitis riparia cultivar Riparia Gloire de Montpellier isolate 1030 chromosome 10, EGFV_Vit.rip_1.0, whole genome shotgun sequence genome includes a region encoding these proteins:
- the LOC117922849 gene encoding alpha-galactosidase 1 codes for MEKRVGVSFIALGLLLTIVPIAVAVRGGFSSGRKEFDETRRNLLANDLGITPPMGWNSWNHFNCKIDEKTIKETADALVATGLVKLGYEYVNIDDCWAEINRDEKGTLVAKKSTFPSGIKALADYVHSKGLKLGIYSDAGYFTCSKTMPGSLGHEEKDAKTFASWGIDYLKYDNCNNDGSRPTDRYPVMTRALMKAGRPIFFSLCEWGDMHPALWGSKVGNSWRTTNDIADTWDSMMSRADMNDVYAQYARPGGWNDPDMLEVGNGGMTKDEYIVHFSIWAISKAPLLIGCDVRNTTKETLDIIGNKEVIAVNQDPLGVQAKKVRSEGDQEIWAGPLSDYRVALLLVNRGPWRYSVTANWDDIGLPAGTVVEARDLWEHKTLEKRFVGSLTATMDSHACKMYILKPIS; via the exons ATGGAGAAAAGGGTTGGTGTTAGTTTCATAGCTCTTGGATTGTTACTGACGATAGTGCCAATAGCAGTGGCTGTGAGGGGTGGGTTTTCCTCAGGAAGGAAGGAATTTGATGAGACAAGAAGAAATCTGCTGGCTAATGATCTGGGCATCACTCCACCCATGGG GTGGAATAGTTGGAATCACTTCAACTGCAAGATTGATGAGAAAACCATCAAAGAAACTG CTGATGCTCTGGTTGCAACTGGTCTTGTTAAACTTGGATATGAGTATGTTAACATAG ATGATTGCTGGGCTGAGATAAACCGTgatgaaaag GGTACTCTGGTTGCTAAGAAATCCACATTCCCATCGGGCATTAAAGCTCTTGCGGACTACGTGCACAGCAAAGGTCTTAAGCTAGGAATCTACTCTGATGCAGG GTATTTTACTTGTAGCAAAACCATGCCTGGTTCACTGGGTCATGAGGAAAAAGATGCCAAGACCTTTGCTTCATGG ggtattgattatttgaagTATGATAATTGCAACAATGATGGTTCTAGGCCTACTGATCg GTACCCTGTAATGACCCGTGCTTTGATGAAGGCAGGACGCCCAATCTTCTTCTCACTATGTGAATG GGGAGATATGCATCCAGCTCTATGGGGTTCTAAGGTAGGAAATAGCTGGAGAACTACTAATGACATTGCAGATACATGGGACAG CATGATGTCTAGAGCTGATATGAATGATGTTTATGCTCAGTATGCAAGACCTGGTGGTTGGAATG ATCCTGACATGCTTGAGGTAGGAAATGGGGGAATGACTAAAGATGAATACATAGTCCACTTCAGCATATGGGCTATTTCCAAG GCTCCCTTACTCATTGGTTGTGACGTGAGAAACACAACAAAAGAAACACTAGATATCATTGGCAATAAGGAGGTCATTGCTGTTAACCAAG ATCCTCTAGGTGTTCAAGCTAAAAAGGTTAGGAGTGAAGGTGATCAGGAG ATTTGGGCAGGGCCCCTTTCAGACTATAGGGTAGCTTTACTCCTGGTCAATCGGGGTCCTTGGCGTTATTCCGTAACGGCCAACTGGGATGATATTGGACTTCCCGCCGGAACTGTTGTCGAAGCCAGAGATCTTTGGGAG CACAAGACATTGGAGAAACGATTTGTGGGAAGTCTGACCGCCACCATGGATTCTCATGCGTGCAAGATGTACATATTAAAGCCTATTTCTTAA